The Bacteroidota bacterium genome includes a region encoding these proteins:
- a CDS encoding replication-associated recombination protein A, translating to MSESTLFETTESPVPGGSPLPDRLRPETLDDIIGQQHLIGPDGPIRRLIGAGDCPSMIFWGPPGVGKTTLALAIARELRYRFERLSAIEAGVKEVREVIQRASMRKRSGERTMVFIDEIHRFNKNQQDALLHAVETGIISLTGATTENPSFEVNPALISRCQVYRLTLLSPDEIRQVAERAFEKDELFAGMTVTVEDWDALFRLAAGDARTALRAIELAFPLAWQPGLKQVHLTREVFEKALLQKTPQYDKSGDNHYDTISAFIKSMRGSDPDAALFWMAKMIEAGEDPRFIARRMVVFASEDVGNADPFALTLAVSVFQAVELIGMPEARINLSQGVTYLASCPKSNSAYLAIDAALSEIRSGVPTTVPLHLRNAPTRLMKEEGFGSGYEYPHSYDHHFVHASYFPPGYTPKPFYQPGEYGKEKTFAERLAWLWKTRYQPKRKD from the coding sequence ATGTCTGAGTCCACACTGTTCGAAACCACCGAGTCGCCGGTTCCCGGCGGATCTCCGCTTCCCGACCGGCTGCGTCCGGAAACCCTCGATGACATCATCGGTCAGCAGCATCTGATCGGACCCGACGGACCCATCCGGCGGCTGATCGGGGCCGGGGACTGCCCATCCATGATTTTCTGGGGTCCGCCCGGCGTGGGAAAAACCACGCTGGCGCTGGCCATTGCCCGTGAATTGCGCTACCGGTTCGAGCGGCTCTCGGCCATTGAAGCCGGCGTGAAGGAAGTGCGCGAGGTGATTCAGCGGGCGTCCATGCGGAAACGGTCGGGTGAACGGACGATGGTCTTTATCGATGAAATCCACCGGTTTAATAAAAACCAGCAGGATGCGCTGCTGCACGCGGTGGAAACCGGCATCATCAGTCTGACGGGAGCGACCACCGAGAATCCATCCTTTGAAGTGAATCCGGCGCTGATTTCCCGCTGCCAGGTGTACCGGCTGACGCTGCTGTCGCCGGATGAAATCAGACAGGTGGCCGAGCGTGCCTTTGAAAAAGACGAGCTGTTTGCCGGCATGACCGTGACCGTGGAGGATTGGGATGCGCTCTTCAGGCTGGCGGCCGGGGATGCCCGAACGGCCCTGCGCGCCATTGAACTGGCCTTTCCGCTCGCCTGGCAACCGGGACTGAAGCAGGTTCATCTCACACGGGAGGTTTTCGAAAAGGCGCTTCTGCAGAAAACCCCGCAGTATGACAAGTCGGGCGATAACCATTACGACACCATCTCGGCCTTTATCAAATCCATGCGGGGTTCCGATCCGGATGCCGCCCTGTTCTGGATGGCTAAAATGATTGAAGCCGGGGAAGATCCCCGTTTCATTGCGCGCCGGATGGTGGTGTTTGCCAGTGAGGATGTGGGCAATGCCGATCCCTTTGCCCTTACACTGGCGGTGTCGGTGTTTCAGGCAGTGGAACTGATCGGTATGCCCGAGGCGCGGATCAATCTGTCACAGGGCGTTACCTACCTGGCCAGCTGCCCGAAGTCCAACTCGGCTTACCTTGCGATTGATGCCGCACTTTCGGAAATTCGCAGCGGCGTACCCACCACGGTTCCGCTTCACTTACGGAATGCGCCCACCCGCCTGATGAAGGAGGAGGGATTCGGCAGCGGGTATGAGTATCCGCATTCGTATGACCATCATTTTGTACACGCATCCTACTTTCCGCCCGGTTATACCCCAAAACCCTTTTATCAGCCGGGTGAATACGGGAAGGAAAAAACATTTGCAGAACGGCTGGCCTGGCTCTGGAAAACCCGGTATCAGCCTAAAAGAAAGGATTAA
- a CDS encoding ROK family protein: protein MKAALGVDIGGTSIKLALVSESGEILDQTSVLTYGDKDPDVTVGQISDYFRDVKTRFPSVRVVGTGIGVPGTVALDGGTVSFPPNLKGWGIVRLGDMVAEATGLPAFVENDANVAALGEGIYGAGMDVPSFVMVTLGTGVGGGIVIDKKIYRGVFGAAGEIGHISIDHNGPTCNCSNKGCLERYIGQRYIIDYAMEIKDKYHSSPVHDILAERALEVKDLAHLAVRGDELAITVLNRTGHLLGVGLTSIMHILDIRTFIIGGGVAGAGDHIFRPAEHYVKSHALAPMRSAFKMIPASLGNQAGVLGAAGLVFKS, encoded by the coding sequence ATGAAAGCGGCTCTTGGTGTCGACATCGGCGGCACGTCTATCAAACTGGCCCTGGTGTCTGAATCCGGCGAGATTCTCGACCAGACCTCGGTTCTGACTTACGGTGACAAGGATCCGGATGTGACGGTTGGTCAGATCTCGGATTATTTCCGTGATGTGAAAACCCGGTTTCCTTCGGTTCGTGTGGTGGGAACCGGAATCGGGGTGCCGGGTACTGTGGCGCTCGATGGTGGTACGGTTTCCTTCCCGCCCAATCTGAAAGGATGGGGAATTGTGCGGCTGGGTGATATGGTGGCCGAAGCCACCGGTCTGCCGGCTTTTGTGGAAAACGATGCCAACGTGGCGGCGCTTGGTGAAGGAATTTACGGCGCCGGTATGGATGTGCCGAGTTTTGTCATGGTGACACTCGGAACCGGTGTGGGCGGCGGAATCGTCATCGATAAAAAAATCTACCGCGGGGTGTTCGGGGCAGCCGGCGAAATCGGCCATATTTCCATCGATCACAACGGACCGACCTGTAACTGCAGCAACAAAGGCTGCCTGGAACGTTACATCGGTCAGCGATATATCATCGATTACGCCATGGAAATCAAGGACAAGTATCATTCCTCGCCGGTTCACGACATTCTGGCCGAACGTGCGCTGGAAGTGAAGGATCTTGCTCATCTGGCAGTCCGCGGCGATGAACTGGCAATCACCGTCCTGAACCGGACGGGACATCTGCTGGGCGTGGGGCTGACTTCGATCATGCACATTCTTGATATCCGCACGTTTATTATCGGTGGCGGTGTGGCCGGTGCCGGTGACCATATTTTCCGTCCGGCCGAGCATTATGTAAAAAGTCATGCCCTGGCTCCTATGCGGTCTGCTTTTAAAATGATACCGGCCAGTCTGGGCAATCAGGCAGGTGTGCTGGGGGCTGCTGGTCTGGTGTTTAAAAGCTGA
- a CDS encoding DinB family protein: MSAVPDLIGRYAAGPDELVKLVATLPDGSVDYRPAPGKWTIREILVHLAEAEAVGFTRIRRAIAEPGSAVFAYDQDAWAREADYAHQDINLALTLFNALRDSTVEVLKSLPAEAFSRTIEHPERGTMTLTAVLDLYIRHVTVHLSQIRRNLDSFSTR, encoded by the coding sequence ATGAGCGCCGTCCCAGACCTGATCGGCCGGTATGCTGCCGGTCCCGATGAACTGGTAAAGCTGGTGGCGACCCTTCCCGATGGTTCGGTCGATTACCGCCCGGCACCCGGCAAGTGGACCATACGGGAAATTCTGGTTCATCTGGCGGAAGCCGAAGCAGTTGGATTCACCCGGATCCGCCGGGCCATTGCAGAACCGGGATCAGCAGTGTTTGCCTACGATCAGGATGCCTGGGCCCGCGAGGCGGATTATGCCCATCAGGATATCAACCTGGCCCTGACGCTGTTTAACGCCCTGCGCGATTCAACCGTGGAGGTTCTGAAATCATTGCCAGCCGAGGCTTTCAGCCGTACGATTGAGCATCCCGAGCGCGGAACCATGACATTAACGGCTGTGCTCGACTTGTACATCCGGCATGTGACCGTTCACCTCAGTCAGATCCGGCGCAATCTGGATTCCTTTTCCACCCGCTGA
- a CDS encoding LPS-assembly protein LptD, whose product MTGRLSLVLAGLLLVLQSQAQEVTGSAPALNDSLFVPPDSLSLAAADSAVAPAGLDTVVVYQSADSIWFSFGTKTMDMYGPSTLTYGAVNLEANRINIDWTTSMLTADGAPDSSGATAGYPEFTDSGEEYRGTRVYYHFKTKKGRVLTGKTEMGDGFYRGDQIKKVTPGVLFVADGIYTTCDRDEPHFHFWGEEMKLLIRDKIIARPVVLKVNEVPVFALPFAILPNRTGRQSGIIPPAYGESAIRGIFLRGGGYYWALSDYTDLALTGDLYSKGGYNLYSDFSYNKRYDFYGSLQAGYTKDIAGETSDPDYSESDGYKLYWNHHQEFNPYQQLDANVNFSSDNYLRRTSFKPDELVTQEIISNANYSHKFEDSPWSANVGFSRNQNIITKEYYQTFPTVQIYRQSTTPFRDPDKPASQQSWYERITLGYNGFFTNRNQKVFNRTDSTYQSTMDNGIRHSPSINIPFSLGPYVTINPSFSYAEYWYFRTIEKKLDPTTNQFLTEKKEGFASARTFSTGVSASTRLYGIIQPQFGSVTGFRHVLQPTMGFTYTPDFSDPYWGYYKTVSDTAGRQLTYSQFEGSIIGGPGRGKTQSLAFGLGNTFEMKLKGKPDENGKAGKDEVIQLIRYLNLSSAYNFAADSLNWSNLSVSAGTSIGSLSLQYSSSYTPYYYATSVNALGQPVDRLTRFTLWEKNEGILRSVSQFFSFSYSYSAEKKKNTDRLSYQKETDETNPLRAPVSPAEERRRQLRNVDFDIPWNVSLNGSYSISTPSPSVKSKNAFVTGSLDFSLTDNWKMGFDGGYDLINDEFTVPRITVFRDLHCWSMDFTWVPSGSYSYYMLNIHVKAPQLQDISVKKSEYYYDYY is encoded by the coding sequence ATGACCGGACGACTTTCCCTTGTTCTGGCCGGCCTGCTGCTGGTTCTTCAAAGTCAGGCTCAGGAAGTCACCGGTTCCGCACCGGCTCTTAACGATTCGCTTTTCGTTCCACCCGATTCACTCTCACTGGCTGCTGCCGATTCGGCGGTTGCCCCGGCGGGACTCGATACGGTGGTCGTGTATCAGTCCGCCGATTCCATCTGGTTTTCCTTCGGGACCAAAACCATGGACATGTACGGACCTTCCACCCTGACTTACGGGGCCGTCAATCTGGAAGCCAACCGGATCAATATCGACTGGACAACCTCCATGCTCACGGCAGACGGTGCACCCGATTCATCCGGGGCAACGGCTGGTTACCCCGAATTCACCGATTCGGGTGAAGAGTACCGTGGAACCCGCGTCTACTACCATTTTAAAACGAAAAAAGGCCGGGTCCTGACCGGGAAAACCGAGATGGGGGATGGCTTTTACCGGGGTGATCAGATTAAGAAAGTGACGCCCGGCGTGTTGTTCGTCGCTGATGGCATTTATACCACCTGTGACCGCGACGAACCGCATTTCCATTTCTGGGGCGAGGAAATGAAACTGCTCATCCGCGATAAAATCATTGCACGGCCGGTGGTGCTGAAAGTGAATGAAGTGCCGGTCTTTGCACTTCCCTTTGCCATTTTGCCCAACCGGACCGGCCGTCAGTCAGGGATTATTCCGCCCGCATACGGCGAATCGGCCATCCGTGGTATTTTCCTGCGGGGGGGCGGTTATTACTGGGCGCTGAGTGATTACACCGATCTGGCGCTGACCGGGGATCTGTATTCGAAGGGCGGATACAATCTCTATTCCGATTTTTCCTACAACAAGCGGTATGATTTTTACGGATCACTCCAGGCTGGCTACACAAAGGACATTGCCGGAGAAACCAGTGATCCCGACTATTCCGAATCGGATGGATACAAACTGTACTGGAATCACCATCAGGAGTTCAATCCGTACCAGCAGCTCGATGCCAATGTGAATTTCTCGAGCGACAACTATCTGCGCCGGACATCCTTTAAACCCGATGAACTGGTGACGCAGGAAATCATTTCCAACGCCAACTACTCCCATAAATTTGAAGATTCACCCTGGAGTGCCAACGTCGGATTTTCGCGGAACCAGAATATCATCACCAAAGAGTATTACCAGACGTTCCCGACCGTGCAGATTTACCGTCAGTCCACCACCCCTTTCCGGGACCCCGACAAACCCGCCAGCCAGCAATCCTGGTACGAACGGATCACCCTCGGTTACAACGGTTTCTTCACCAACCGGAATCAGAAAGTGTTCAACCGGACCGATTCGACCTATCAATCCACCATGGATAACGGAATCCGGCATTCGCCATCCATCAACATTCCGTTTTCTCTCGGACCGTATGTGACCATTAATCCGTCCTTTTCCTACGCCGAATACTGGTATTTCCGGACCATAGAAAAGAAACTGGATCCGACCACCAATCAGTTCCTGACTGAGAAAAAGGAAGGCTTTGCTTCTGCACGGACTTTCTCGACCGGCGTGTCGGCATCCACCCGTTTGTATGGAATCATTCAGCCGCAATTCGGGTCCGTTACCGGATTCCGTCACGTGCTGCAGCCGACCATGGGATTTACCTACACGCCCGATTTTTCCGATCCGTACTGGGGCTATTACAAAACCGTTTCTGATACAGCCGGCCGTCAGCTGACGTATTCGCAGTTTGAAGGCAGCATCATCGGCGGACCGGGTCGCGGAAAAACACAATCGCTGGCCTTCGGATTGGGAAATACATTCGAAATGAAACTGAAGGGCAAGCCCGATGAAAACGGAAAAGCAGGCAAGGATGAAGTGATCCAGCTGATCCGGTATCTGAATCTGTCTTCGGCTTATAATTTTGCAGCCGACTCGCTCAACTGGTCGAACCTGTCGGTTTCAGCCGGAACGTCCATCGGGTCGCTGAGTCTGCAGTATTCAAGTTCTTACACGCCTTATTACTATGCCACCTCGGTGAATGCGTTGGGGCAGCCGGTGGATCGGCTGACGCGGTTCACCCTGTGGGAAAAGAACGAAGGAATTCTTCGGTCGGTCAGTCAGTTTTTCTCTTTCAGTTATTCGTATTCAGCCGAGAAGAAGAAGAACACCGACCGTCTCAGTTACCAGAAGGAAACCGATGAAACCAATCCGCTGCGTGCACCGGTTTCACCTGCTGAAGAACGCCGGCGTCAGTTGAGAAACGTTGATTTTGATATTCCCTGGAATGTGTCGCTGAACGGCTCTTACAGCATCAGCACACCGAGTCCGTCGGTAAAGTCGAAAAATGCGTTTGTAACCGGTTCGCTCGATTTCTCCCTGACCGATAACTGGAAAATGGGATTCGATGGCGGTTACGATCTGATTAACGACGAGTTCACCGTTCCCCGGATTACCGTGTTCCGGGATCTGCATTGCTGGTCCATGGATTTTACCTGGGTTCCTTCGGGCAGTTACAGTTACTACATGCTGAATATTCACGTGAAAGCACCTCAGCTTCAGGATATTTCGGTGAAGAAGTCAGAGTATTACTATGACTATTACTAA
- a CDS encoding metallophosphoesterase — translation MTITKSVPGLLMVAAGLTGCALLEDSTGSAVVKQAKPVQTQEIRPEPGEQVLTFLLAGDAGTGNAHQHRVAAGMAKVAREYPAGGVLYLGDNFYEFGVTSVTDSQWESAFTDVYTDPALQIPFYAVLGNHDYILNEQAQVEYSSRNPRWIMPDRYYTRTVAIQPGDSVRLIGLDTNLLLDETDTTQQLSWLDSVLTSSPVRYQVVFAHHPLYTGGEHGDNAVLQKMLSRRLEKAGVLLYATGHDHHLEVMDPQPTVWHVISGAAGKSRSVTWSARTRFAATNLGFMTLHLSDSRAWIQVYDADGNRLYSELLSTKMSGLRPF, via the coding sequence ATGACTATTACTAAGTCCGTTCCTGGGTTGCTGATGGTTGCGGCGGGGCTTACCGGCTGCGCCTTGCTCGAAGATTCCACTGGTTCGGCCGTTGTGAAACAGGCAAAGCCGGTTCAGACGCAGGAAATCCGCCCGGAACCGGGGGAACAGGTTCTGACTTTTTTACTGGCTGGAGATGCCGGTACGGGAAATGCCCATCAGCACCGTGTGGCAGCCGGCATGGCGAAAGTGGCCCGGGAATATCCTGCAGGCGGTGTACTCTACCTGGGTGATAATTTCTATGAATTTGGTGTGACCAGCGTGACGGACAGCCAATGGGAGTCCGCCTTTACCGACGTTTACACCGACCCGGCGCTTCAGATTCCCTTTTATGCAGTGCTGGGAAACCACGATTATATTCTGAATGAGCAGGCCCAGGTGGAGTATTCTTCCCGGAATCCCCGGTGGATCATGCCGGATCGTTACTACACCCGTACGGTGGCGATTCAGCCGGGTGACAGTGTGCGCCTGATCGGTCTGGATACGAATCTTCTTCTGGATGAGACGGATACCACGCAGCAGCTGTCCTGGCTCGATTCCGTTTTAACCAGCAGTCCGGTTCGCTATCAGGTGGTTTTTGCACACCATCCGCTTTACACCGGCGGTGAGCATGGCGACAATGCTGTACTTCAAAAAATGCTGTCCCGCCGACTCGAAAAGGCCGGAGTGCTTCTGTATGCAACTGGGCACGACCATCATCTCGAGGTGATGGATCCGCAACCCACCGTCTGGCACGTCATCTCGGGCGCAGCCGGAAAAAGCCGCTCGGTGACCTGGTCCGCCCGGACCCGCTTTGCGGCCACCAATCTTGGTTTCATGACCCTTCATCTGTCGGATTCCCGTGCCTGGATTCAGGTGTACGATGCCGATGGAAACCGGTTGTACTCGGAATTGCTGTCTACGAAGATGTCAGGGCTACGTCCCTTTTAG
- a CDS encoding GHKL domain-containing protein, with protein MNNLLLRLFVAALCISASVSLSAQPAENLRFERFTIENGLASNWVTAITQDTDGYIWVGTASGLSRFDGYDFVTYRNIPGNPHSLSNNRVNVLHVDPSGLIWVGTQNGLSRFDPVNGDFLNYYHRPGNPASLPGNSISAIHETASGKLWIGTDQGLAELDPETGSVISEWSSPANANSLTGVTISSISADQDGLLWIGSRNRGLITFDSHTKTPRFLSDENPTVATFPSRNVSKVKVSSTGDIWVGFMPNHGLMRYNPTTATSVFYQYHKKDQPEFWNVISDIMESEDQTIWVTTYNQSAYMGLHKFNEKTGLFTRYTYQPNNPTSLTWGYCESVFEDKDNNLWVGTSRGLNKADRNRWQMGMMNVDPDNPFDFVNNFYAIEEVKEDVLWLGLDGTGFIEWDRKTNIKKKIERTDPRSGDGRVFAIRKDLDGNVWFGYRGQGCARYHPKTGKLEKFINEPGNPESLIGNIVSDILIDRKNTVWIATSSGLSRYNRTTGTFTNWQADGSPEGLSGNSLFSLFEDSRGAIWIGTREMQYDPRATFPSGLIRYDPETNRFRTYRNAPGDPGSLSSDAVYCVNEDPEGNIWVGTNNGLNKLDSAGNQFTVFHDADGLPDPNIVGILVDHKGLLWLSTLKGISRFDPVKKSFRNFTMEDGIQAYRFNDNSRFKTSRGELIFGGVAGINLINPSGISGEKVIPKVLITRFLKQNMPVRFEKTESQTATIDLAWDDNSIGFEFVAINYRSAQQTRYEYKLEGLENEWVQAGTRRYVNYTHLPAGNYTFRVRAVNAEGVYSDTDAVMEIRITPPFWRTWWAYSIYAFLFFGAVFLIDRYQRQRLVRLEREKVRDREIEQAREIEKAYTTLKSTQAQLIQSEKMASLGELTAGIAHEIQNPLNFVNNFSEISNELMEEMQSELEKGDLEEAKALSADIRINLEKISHHGKRASGIVKGMLEHSRSATGERTLTDVNNLAEEYLRLSFHGLRAKDKSFNAEFRTDLDATLPAMNLVAQDIGRVLLNIINNAFYAVHEKSKADINGYKPEVTVQTRLKTNHFEIRISDNGKGIPGEIRDKIFQPFFTTKPTGQGTGLGLSLSYDIVKAHGGEIKLETREGEGSEFIILFPAV; from the coding sequence ATGAACAATCTTCTCCTTCGTCTCTTCGTAGCGGCCTTGTGCATCTCCGCTTCCGTATCGCTTTCGGCACAGCCCGCTGAAAACCTCCGTTTCGAACGATTCACCATCGAAAACGGACTGGCTTCCAATTGGGTCACGGCCATTACTCAGGACACCGATGGTTATATCTGGGTCGGAACTGCTTCCGGATTAAGCCGCTTTGATGGCTATGACTTTGTAACCTACCGGAACATTCCCGGTAACCCGCATTCCCTTTCAAACAACCGGGTGAATGTACTCCACGTTGACCCGTCCGGTCTGATCTGGGTGGGCACTCAGAACGGACTGAGCCGGTTTGATCCGGTCAACGGGGACTTTCTGAATTATTATCATCGTCCGGGGAATCCGGCGTCACTTCCCGGTAACTCGATCAGTGCCATTCATGAAACTGCTTCCGGAAAACTCTGGATCGGAACCGATCAGGGTTTGGCTGAACTGGATCCGGAAACCGGATCGGTGATCAGTGAATGGTCATCGCCAGCAAATGCAAATTCGTTAACGGGGGTAACCATCAGCTCCATCTCGGCCGATCAGGACGGACTTCTCTGGATCGGATCGAGAAACAGGGGATTAATCACGTTTGACAGTCATACCAAAACCCCCCGGTTCCTGAGCGACGAAAATCCGACAGTAGCGACGTTTCCTTCCCGGAATGTATCAAAAGTAAAGGTGAGCTCAACAGGGGACATCTGGGTTGGGTTCATGCCGAACCATGGACTCATGCGGTACAATCCAACCACGGCCACATCCGTCTTCTACCAGTACCACAAGAAGGATCAGCCGGAGTTCTGGAATGTCATTTCGGATATCATGGAATCGGAAGACCAGACCATCTGGGTGACAACCTATAATCAGTCTGCCTATATGGGCCTTCATAAATTCAATGAGAAAACCGGGCTGTTTACCAGGTATACTTACCAACCCAACAACCCCACCAGCTTAACCTGGGGCTATTGTGAATCCGTTTTCGAAGACAAAGACAATAACCTGTGGGTGGGAACCTCGCGTGGCCTGAACAAGGCCGACCGCAACCGCTGGCAGATGGGAATGATGAATGTGGATCCCGATAATCCGTTCGATTTTGTAAATAACTTTTACGCCATCGAAGAAGTGAAAGAAGATGTCTTATGGCTGGGTCTGGATGGGACTGGTTTTATTGAATGGGACCGGAAAACGAACATCAAAAAGAAAATAGAAAGAACCGATCCGAGATCGGGAGATGGCCGGGTGTTCGCCATTCGGAAAGATCTGGATGGCAATGTCTGGTTCGGATACCGGGGACAGGGGTGTGCCAGGTACCATCCGAAAACCGGGAAACTCGAAAAGTTTATCAATGAACCGGGCAATCCGGAAAGTCTGATCGGGAACATTGTTTCCGACATCCTCATTGACCGGAAGAACACGGTATGGATTGCGACTTCAAGCGGGCTGAGCCGCTACAACCGCACAACGGGTACGTTTACCAATTGGCAGGCAGATGGTTCACCGGAAGGATTGAGTGGTAATTCACTGTTTTCACTGTTCGAAGACAGCCGGGGAGCCATCTGGATCGGAACCCGGGAAATGCAGTATGATCCCAGGGCCACGTTTCCCTCCGGATTAATCAGGTATGATCCGGAGACCAACCGGTTCCGAACCTACCGGAATGCACCGGGAGATCCGGGCAGTCTCAGCAGTGACGCGGTTTACTGTGTCAATGAGGATCCGGAAGGGAACATCTGGGTCGGAACCAACAACGGCTTGAATAAGCTCGATTCAGCCGGCAACCAGTTTACCGTCTTTCATGATGCCGATGGGTTGCCCGACCCCAACATTGTGGGAATCCTGGTTGATCATAAAGGGCTGCTCTGGCTGAGCACACTGAAAGGCATTTCACGATTTGATCCGGTAAAAAAATCCTTCCGGAATTTTACGATGGAGGATGGAATTCAGGCGTACCGGTTTAACGACAACTCGCGTTTTAAAACCAGTCGCGGTGAATTGATTTTTGGAGGTGTGGCCGGGATAAACCTGATCAATCCATCCGGGATTTCTGGTGAAAAGGTGATTCCGAAAGTATTAATCACCCGGTTCTTAAAACAAAACATGCCGGTCCGTTTCGAAAAAACAGAGAGTCAAACCGCCACCATTGACCTTGCCTGGGACGATAATTCCATCGGGTTCGAATTTGTGGCCATCAATTACCGTTCCGCACAGCAAACCCGGTATGAGTACAAATTGGAGGGACTGGAAAACGAATGGGTTCAGGCCGGAACCAGACGGTACGTGAATTACACGCATTTACCTGCAGGAAATTATACGTTCAGGGTCCGTGCGGTGAATGCAGAAGGCGTTTACTCTGATACGGATGCGGTCATGGAAATCCGGATTACTCCGCCCTTCTGGCGGACCTGGTGGGCTTACAGTATCTATGCGTTCCTCTTTTTTGGCGCGGTCTTTCTGATAGACCGGTATCAGCGTCAGCGCCTGGTCCGGCTGGAACGCGAAAAGGTGCGTGACCGGGAAATTGAACAGGCCAGGGAAATCGAAAAAGCATACACCACCCTGAAATCGACTCAGGCCCAGCTTATCCAATCCGAAAAAATGGCTTCGCTGGGTGAACTGACAGCGGGAATTGCGCATGAGATTCAGAATCCGCTCAACTTCGTGAACAATTTCTCCGAAATAAGCAATGAACTGATGGAGGAAATGCAATCTGAACTGGAAAAGGGCGATCTGGAGGAAGCAAAGGCCCTGTCAGCGGACATCCGGATAAATCTTGAAAAAATCTCCCACCATGGAAAACGGGCCAGCGGTATTGTGAAAGGCATGCTGGAACATTCCCGCTCCGCAACCGGTGAACGGACCCTGACTGATGTGAACAACCTGGCTGAAGAATATCTGCGGCTGTCATTCCATGGATTGCGGGCGAAAGACAAATCCTTTAACGCTGAATTCCGGACGGATCTGGATGCCACCTTGCCAGCCATGAATCTGGTTGCACAGGATATCGGTCGGGTATTACTTAATATCATTAACAATGCATTCTACGCCGTTCACGAGAAATCAAAGGCAGATATTAATGGGTATAAGCCGGAAGTGACTGTTCAAACCCGACTGAAAACCAATCACTTCGAAATCCGGATTTCTGATAATGGAAAGGGTATTCCTGGTGAAATACGGGATAAAATTTTTCAGCCCTTTTTTACCACCAAACCCACGGGACAAGGTACCGGTCTGGGATTGAGTCTGAGCTATGATATTGTGAAAGCACATGGGGGTGAGATAAAACTGGAAACAAGAGAGGGCGAGGGAAGTGAGTTTATTATTCTTTTTCCCGCTGTCTGA